Proteins encoded in a region of the Paenibacillus wynnii genome:
- the atpD gene encoding F0F1 ATP synthase subunit beta: MNKGRVVSIMGAIVDIEFERGQLPEIFNAIKIETSLENGRKIDLTLEVSNHLGDNQVRCIAMSTTDGLVRGLDAIDLGGPISVPVGEATLGRIFNVLGNPIDNAGEVIATQRNPIHRLAPTFDELSTQAEILETGIKVIDLLAPYAKGGKVGLFGGAGVGKTVTIQELINNIAQEHGGISVFAGVGERTREGNDLYHEMTDSGVIKKTAMVFGQMNEPPGARLRVALTGLTMAEYFRDVEGRDTLLFIDNIFRFTQAGSEVSALLGRMPSAVGYQPTLATEMGQLQERITSTKKGSVTSIQAIYVPADDYTDPAPATAFAHLDATTNLERKISEKGIFPAVDPLASSSRLLAPEIVGEEHYNVAQGVKQLLQRYTELQDIIAILGMDELSEEDKVIVARARKVERFLSQPFHVAEQFTGFKGKYVPIKETVRSFKEILDGKHDDLPEVAFLFVGTIEEAVEKAKSL; encoded by the coding sequence ATGAACAAAGGACGCGTTGTAAGCATTATGGGTGCGATTGTTGATATTGAATTTGAACGCGGTCAGCTGCCCGAGATATTCAACGCTATCAAAATTGAAACCAGCTTGGAAAATGGCCGCAAGATAGATTTAACACTTGAGGTTTCCAATCATCTGGGAGATAACCAGGTGCGTTGTATCGCCATGTCTACCACAGATGGATTGGTTCGTGGATTAGATGCAATTGACCTTGGAGGACCTATTTCGGTTCCTGTTGGGGAAGCTACTCTGGGCCGTATATTTAACGTACTTGGTAACCCTATTGATAACGCTGGTGAAGTAATTGCTACGCAAAGAAACCCAATTCATCGCCTTGCACCAACTTTTGATGAATTGTCCACACAAGCAGAGATTTTGGAAACTGGAATTAAAGTTATCGATTTGCTTGCACCTTACGCTAAAGGCGGTAAAGTTGGATTGTTCGGCGGTGCCGGCGTTGGTAAAACAGTAACTATTCAAGAGTTGATCAATAACATCGCCCAAGAACACGGCGGTATTTCCGTATTCGCAGGTGTGGGTGAGCGGACTCGTGAAGGTAATGACTTGTACCATGAAATGACCGATTCCGGCGTTATCAAGAAAACAGCGATGGTATTCGGACAAATGAATGAGCCGCCGGGTGCACGCTTGCGTGTAGCTCTGACGGGTCTGACCATGGCGGAATATTTCCGTGATGTTGAAGGCCGCGATACGCTGCTCTTTATCGATAACATATTCCGCTTTACCCAAGCGGGTTCTGAAGTATCTGCATTGCTTGGTCGTATGCCTTCTGCGGTAGGTTATCAGCCAACGCTAGCTACTGAAATGGGTCAGCTGCAGGAACGCATTACTTCCACCAAAAAGGGTTCGGTTACTTCTATTCAAGCGATCTACGTACCAGCGGATGACTATACTGACCCCGCTCCAGCAACGGCATTTGCCCACTTGGACGCAACAACCAACTTGGAGCGTAAAATCTCCGAGAAGGGTATCTTCCCGGCCGTAGATCCGCTGGCATCAAGCTCACGCTTGCTGGCTCCGGAAATTGTTGGTGAAGAGCATTACAATGTGGCGCAAGGCGTTAAACAGCTGCTGCAGCGTTATACCGAGCTTCAAGACATCATTGCCATTCTTGGTATGGATGAGCTGAGTGAGGAAGATAAGGTTATTGTAGCCCGCGCCCGTAAGGTGGAACGCTTCTTGTCGCAGCCTTTCCACGTGGCAGAGCAGTTCACCGGATTTAAAGGCAAATATGTGCCGATTAAAGAAACGGTTCGCAGCTTCAAGGAGATTCTGGATGGCAAACATGATGATCTTCCGGAAGTAGCCTTCCTGTTTGTGGGCACGATTGAAGAAGCGGTTGAAAAAGCGAAATCGCTGTAA
- a CDS encoding F0F1 ATP synthase subunit epsilon gives MNTFLLEIVTPERLVYSKQVNSLTVRGIEGALGILPGHIPFVTPLQVAPLSVKSDGVTISIAVHGGFVEVHKDKVTVLAESAELPVDIDLERAEAARERAERRLQTRNKQEDIDLGRAELALQRAVTRIKVSTGKGQQ, from the coding sequence GTGAATACCTTTTTATTGGAAATTGTCACGCCGGAACGCCTCGTATATTCCAAGCAGGTTAATAGCTTGACGGTACGTGGTATAGAAGGTGCGCTGGGCATTTTGCCGGGACACATTCCGTTTGTAACTCCGCTTCAGGTTGCTCCGTTATCCGTCAAATCGGACGGTGTTACGATCTCAATAGCCGTTCATGGCGGTTTTGTTGAAGTGCATAAAGATAAAGTTACAGTACTGGCTGAAAGTGCAGAGCTTCCTGTAGATATTGATCTGGAACGTGCCGAAGCAGCTAGAGAGCGGGCTGAGCGTCGTCTTCAGACTCGGAACAAGCAGGAAGATATTGATCTTGGCCGTGCGGAGCTTGCGCTCCAACGTGCGGTTACACGGATTAAGGTGTCCACAGGAAAAGGACAACAATAG
- a CDS encoding DUF1146 family protein, whose translation MDEMLSDALTNAAGTSGLVSMIVSLLCVVLSWWALQNLKLDLFIRYPKSPQGRLLHLLLAIVLGHFVAGFFLDYLNWSGQIRFMF comes from the coding sequence ATGGATGAAATGTTGTCCGATGCGTTAACTAATGCAGCTGGAACCAGTGGATTAGTGTCAATGATAGTATCTTTACTCTGTGTTGTGTTATCTTGGTGGGCATTGCAGAACCTTAAGCTCGATTTGTTCATAAGATATCCCAAGAGCCCACAAGGGCGTCTACTGCATTTGTTGTTAGCCATAGTCTTAGGTCATTTCGTCGCAGGATTCTTTTTGGACTATCTGAATTGGAGTGGCCAAATCCGCTTTATGTTTTAA
- the murA gene encoding UDP-N-acetylglucosamine 1-carboxyvinyltransferase: MSKFIVRGGIRLTGSVKVSGAKNSVLPIIAASLLAEEGVSVIVDAPPLDDVMTISKVLESLGAEVTYKNDIIQVDARNLSSCEAPYEWVRKMRASFLVMGPLLSRYGRTRISLPGGCAIGTRPIDQHLKGFEALGAEISLGQGYIEAKSNGRLRGAKIYLDVASVGATENIMMAATLAEGVTVIENAAKEPEIVDLANYLNGMGGIVRGAGTGVIRIEGVERLHGVKHHVIPDRIEAGTYMVAAAITGGDVYVEGAIADHLGPVISKMEEMGVTIIPDENGIRVISDKPLKAVDLKTLPYPGFPTDMQSQMMALLLHSEGTSVVTETVFENRFMHVDEFHNMNAEIKIEGRSAIVTGNARLVGAKVCATDLRAGAAMILAGLVAEGTTEVSGTHHIDRGYVHLAEKLSGLGADIWRITMDEPAVQTAKEEAVKAESHKSEEVKQRFQIQPTWV, encoded by the coding sequence ATGAGTAAATTTATCGTCCGCGGTGGCATCAGATTGACCGGGAGCGTGAAAGTAAGCGGCGCAAAAAATTCCGTACTACCGATCATAGCCGCCTCACTATTGGCAGAAGAAGGAGTAAGCGTGATTGTTGACGCACCTCCACTCGATGATGTTATGACAATTAGCAAGGTCTTGGAATCTCTGGGTGCAGAGGTTACATACAAGAACGATATCATTCAGGTGGATGCCAGAAACTTATCTTCTTGTGAAGCACCTTACGAATGGGTGCGCAAAATGCGGGCTTCATTTTTGGTAATGGGTCCTCTTTTATCTAGATATGGCCGCACAAGAATATCCTTACCGGGTGGTTGTGCGATTGGAACACGTCCCATTGATCAGCATCTAAAAGGTTTTGAGGCACTTGGTGCAGAAATTAGTCTCGGCCAAGGGTACATTGAAGCGAAAAGCAACGGTCGATTACGCGGCGCCAAGATATACTTGGATGTAGCAAGTGTAGGTGCGACCGAAAATATAATGATGGCGGCTACTCTGGCAGAAGGCGTGACCGTTATCGAAAATGCAGCAAAAGAGCCGGAAATTGTCGATTTGGCGAACTACCTGAACGGCATGGGCGGTATTGTGCGCGGTGCTGGAACAGGTGTTATCCGTATTGAAGGCGTTGAACGGCTCCATGGTGTCAAACATCATGTAATTCCAGATCGTATCGAAGCTGGAACATACATGGTAGCAGCAGCAATTACAGGCGGAGACGTGTATGTAGAGGGTGCCATTGCGGATCATCTAGGGCCGGTTATTTCCAAGATGGAAGAAATGGGAGTTACCATTATTCCTGACGAGAACGGGATACGGGTAATCAGCGATAAGCCGTTAAAAGCTGTCGATTTGAAAACTCTGCCGTATCCAGGCTTCCCGACAGATATGCAATCGCAAATGATGGCTTTGCTTCTGCATTCGGAAGGTACGAGTGTCGTAACCGAAACTGTATTTGAGAATCGCTTTATGCATGTTGACGAGTTCCACAATATGAATGCTGAGATCAAGATCGAAGGACGTTCCGCGATTGTTACAGGGAATGCCCGTCTGGTTGGAGCAAAAGTATGTGCTACGGATCTTCGTGCAGGCGCAGCAATGATCCTTGCAGGTCTTGTAGCTGAGGGCACTACAGAAGTAAGCGGCACACATCATATCGACCGCGGCTACGTTCATTTGGCGGAGAAGCTGTCAGGTCTAGGCGCGGATATCTGGCGGATTACGATGGATGAGCCAGCGGTACAGACAGCGAAGGAAGAAGCTGTAAAGGCCGAATCGCACAAAAGCGAAGAGGTCAAGCAACGGTTCCAAATTCAACCTACTTGGGTGTAA
- the spoIID gene encoding stage II sporulation protein D, with translation MTPRWFRPRRGTLRSGNTRLRRLAPAAWLAAPLLAALLLPLAVIPLERDHTAPPAVPEATAQPAGPELPVAAVDAPQPEVSVYLSRSGQIESLPLEDYVTGVIAAEMPADFELEALKAQAVAARTFILRRLVAGDVSGVPVPGANVTDTVSHQAYVSKDTLEQQWERGGKSAALAKLRRAVKETRGVIMTYKGKPITASFFASSGGYTENSEDYWSAAVPYLRSVASPWEKEITPNYKVTYTFSAAELLSKLGVNISSTKDSIPVSGESSERLKTQSLSTSSGGSPLIKVISRTTGHHIKEISIGGVVFTGREVREKLELRSTQFTWSIHGTQIEITTYGNGHGVGMSQWGANGMAREGKTATQILKHYYSGVSFNQVSTLLKK, from the coding sequence ATGACACCGCGGTGGTTCCGTCCACGGCGCGGCACCTTACGGAGCGGCAACACGCGGCTCCGGCGTCTGGCCCCCGCCGCCTGGCTTGCAGCCCCGCTGCTGGCGGCGCTGCTTCTGCCGCTGGCTGTGATCCCTCTAGAGCGGGATCACACGGCACCCCCGGCCGTGCCGGAGGCTACGGCCCAGCCGGCTGGGCCGGAACTCCCAGTGGCTGCGGTAGATGCCCCGCAGCCGGAGGTCTCCGTCTATTTGTCGCGGAGCGGACAAATCGAAAGCCTGCCGCTGGAGGACTACGTCACCGGCGTCATTGCGGCCGAAATGCCGGCGGACTTTGAGCTTGAAGCGCTCAAAGCCCAGGCCGTCGCGGCCCGCACCTTTATCTTGCGTCGCCTTGTGGCCGGCGACGTCAGCGGTGTGCCCGTTCCGGGCGCGAATGTAACCGATACGGTCAGCCACCAGGCTTACGTATCGAAGGACACGCTGGAACAGCAGTGGGAGCGCGGCGGCAAGAGCGCCGCACTGGCCAAGCTTCGCCGCGCGGTCAAAGAGACGCGCGGCGTGATCATGACCTACAAAGGCAAGCCGATTACGGCGTCCTTTTTCGCCTCCAGCGGAGGATATACTGAGAACTCGGAGGACTACTGGAGTGCGGCTGTTCCTTATCTGCGCAGTGTGGCAAGTCCTTGGGAGAAAGAAATCACACCCAATTATAAAGTTACCTATACGTTCAGCGCTGCAGAACTGCTGTCCAAACTGGGAGTCAACATATCATCTACCAAAGATTCTATTCCGGTATCCGGAGAGTCTTCTGAACGGTTGAAAACACAATCTTTGTCTACTTCCTCCGGTGGATCTCCACTTATAAAAGTAATATCCCGAACTACCGGGCATCATATTAAAGAGATTTCAATCGGTGGCGTAGTATTTACGGGGAGGGAAGTACGAGAGAAGCTTGAATTGAGATCTACCCAGTTTACCTGGAGTATTCATGGCACCCAAATCGAGATAACCACTTACGGTAATGGACATGGTGTCGGCATGAGTCAGTGGGGAGCGAACGGAATGGCGAGAGAAGGAAAGACGGCTACTCAAATTCTCAAACACTACTATAGTGGAGTTTCCTTCAACCAAGTCTCAACTCTTCTGAAAAAATAA
- a CDS encoding M23 family metallopeptidase: protein MNEQNKNKPNHEESLKKSQGESGAKPSSWNRLLSKRWVFPAVYTAAAAIILTLVWFYQDAGQKPLTGDTAAVVSQQEAGTSAGTSDAVSGGPEAVEVVANTEDMVWPVSNPTEVKVVKPFYDVNGTEQNHEEAMVQFNNTFVPNVGIDIAREDKQVFDVKAALSGEVTRVEDVPVMGTIIEITHPGNLKTVYQSVGDTKVKQGDDVKQGDLLATAGRNEIEKSLGNHVHFEVYEDGAVMNPSEILPQQ, encoded by the coding sequence ATGAATGAACAAAACAAAAACAAACCAAACCATGAAGAGTCTCTCAAAAAATCACAGGGAGAATCGGGCGCAAAGCCTTCTTCATGGAACAGACTGTTATCTAAACGGTGGGTATTCCCGGCAGTCTACACAGCGGCAGCGGCAATTATACTAACCTTGGTGTGGTTCTATCAGGATGCAGGCCAAAAGCCGCTGACTGGGGACACCGCCGCCGTTGTATCACAACAGGAGGCAGGCACATCTGCTGGCACTAGTGATGCTGTGAGCGGGGGTCCTGAAGCCGTAGAGGTTGTTGCCAATACCGAAGATATGGTCTGGCCGGTTAGTAATCCAACGGAAGTGAAAGTCGTTAAGCCGTTTTATGATGTGAACGGAACGGAACAGAATCACGAAGAGGCCATGGTGCAGTTTAATAACACCTTTGTGCCGAATGTCGGAATCGATATTGCCCGTGAGGATAAACAGGTCTTTGATGTCAAAGCTGCGCTTAGCGGTGAAGTTACAAGAGTAGAGGATGTTCCTGTGATGGGTACAATCATTGAAATCACCCACCCGGGTAATCTCAAGACTGTATATCAAAGCGTGGGAGATACTAAAGTTAAGCAAGGCGACGATGTGAAGCAGGGGGATTTGCTAGCAACAGCAGGCCGTAACGAGATTGAGAAAAGTCTCGGCAATCATGTGCACTTTGAAGTGTACGAAGATGGCGCGGTTATGAATCCTTCGGAAATACTTCCGCAACAATAA
- the spoIIID gene encoding sporulation transcriptional regulator SpoIIID encodes MHDYIKERTIKIGRCIVETRHTVRTIAKEFGVSKSTVHKDLTERLPEINPDLADQVKHILEYHKSIRHLRGGEATKIKYKKTTGKKREVSVASKS; translated from the coding sequence GTGCACGATTACATCAAGGAACGTACGATCAAAATCGGACGCTGCATCGTGGAAACCAGGCACACGGTCCGGACCATAGCCAAGGAATTTGGCGTTTCAAAGAGTACAGTGCATAAAGACTTGACCGAGCGTTTGCCGGAGATTAACCCTGATCTGGCTGATCAAGTGAAGCACATTCTCGAATATCACAAATCGATTCGTCATCTGCGGGGGGGAGAAGCAACAAAAATAAAATATAAAAAAACAACAGGAAAAAAGCGTGAAGTTTCTGTAGCGTCAAAGTCATAA
- a CDS encoding rod shape-determining protein: MFSKDIGIDLGTANVLIHVKGRGVVLDEPSVVTLECDTKRVLAVGEQARRMVGRTPGNIVTIRPLRDGVIADFEITEMMLKYFIDRVGGRTWYSRPRILICAPTNITSVEQKSIREAAERSGAKEVFMEEEPKAAAIGAGMDIYQPSGNMVVDIGGGTTDVAVLSMGDVVTASSIKVAGDKFDEAILKYIKQKYKLLIGERTAEDVKLSIGTVHPSGMKGEMDIRGRDMVSGLPRTLTISSSEVKEALWDPVSSIVAAAKSVLERTPPELSADIIDRGVILTGGGALLNGLDELLAHELRVPVWVAEDPMHCVVKGTGIMLDHLDKVIKKKF; this comes from the coding sequence ATGTTTAGCAAGGATATCGGAATCGATCTCGGCACGGCCAATGTGCTTATTCATGTCAAAGGGAGGGGAGTCGTTCTGGATGAACCCTCCGTGGTCACGCTTGAATGTGATACGAAGAGAGTTCTTGCGGTGGGAGAGCAGGCACGTCGTATGGTTGGACGCACACCTGGGAATATCGTAACGATCCGTCCACTTCGGGATGGCGTTATCGCTGATTTTGAAATTACTGAAATGATGTTGAAATATTTCATCGATCGAGTAGGTGGCCGGACCTGGTATTCACGTCCCCGCATTCTGATCTGCGCTCCTACGAATATTACATCCGTAGAACAGAAATCTATCCGTGAAGCCGCGGAGCGCAGCGGGGCGAAGGAAGTATTCATGGAGGAAGAGCCCAAAGCCGCTGCTATCGGAGCGGGTATGGATATTTATCAACCTAGCGGGAATATGGTCGTCGATATTGGCGGCGGAACGACGGATGTGGCCGTGCTTTCTATGGGCGACGTCGTTACCGCCTCTTCGATTAAAGTTGCAGGGGACAAGTTCGACGAAGCCATTTTAAAATATATTAAGCAAAAATACAAATTATTGATCGGGGAACGCACGGCAGAGGATGTAAAGCTATCCATTGGTACGGTGCACCCTAGCGGAATGAAAGGTGAGATGGATATTCGCGGCCGCGATATGGTAAGCGGGCTGCCCCGAACCCTCACTATCTCATCCAGTGAAGTAAAAGAAGCGTTATGGGATCCGGTCTCATCCATAGTGGCTGCGGCTAAATCTGTATTGGAAAGAACCCCGCCTGAACTCTCAGCCGATATCATTGATCGGGGTGTTATTTTAACTGGCGGCGGTGCACTGCTGAATGGATTGGACGAGCTGCTAGCCCACGAGTTGCGTGTTCCGGTGTGGGTGGCTGAAGACCCGATGCATTGTGTGGTTAAAGGTACAGGCATAATGCTGGATCATTTGGACAAAGTCATTAAGAAAAAATTCTAA
- a CDS encoding flagellar hook-basal body protein, with protein sequence MLRGLYTAAAGMITQQRRHDTATQNIANLNTTGYKQVDSVSHAFPDVLIAAMQNGTTKNIGRLNTGVFAEQSVSQFLQGDLIESGKTVDFALSTDLQIVDPATNMPMIFDGSGKHISAEGEVTYKPQAFFTVQDNEGNKLFTRNGKFSVSPTGEVLSVGGFKVLDGNGQPLMLNGPEDRLKVDGQGYLIDNNTGQRSNSKIGISVVTKPMDLVRDGNGVFHVEDPEAAQIRFTDANDNMQVRQGYLENSNVDATQVTVDMNAAFRAYEANQKVIQYYDSSLQKAVNEVGRV encoded by the coding sequence ATGTTAAGAGGACTTTATACAGCAGCTGCAGGAATGATTACGCAGCAGCGCAGACATGATACAGCTACACAAAATATTGCCAATTTAAATACAACAGGCTACAAGCAGGTAGATAGTGTCAGTCATGCTTTTCCGGATGTTCTGATTGCAGCCATGCAGAACGGTACCACCAAGAATATCGGACGTTTAAATACAGGTGTGTTTGCCGAGCAATCGGTATCCCAGTTTCTACAGGGAGATCTTATTGAAAGCGGTAAAACCGTTGATTTTGCATTATCTACGGATTTACAGATCGTGGATCCGGCCACCAATATGCCTATGATTTTTGACGGCTCGGGTAAGCATATCAGTGCTGAAGGGGAAGTTACGTATAAACCGCAGGCCTTTTTTACAGTGCAGGATAATGAGGGTAATAAATTATTTACTCGTAACGGTAAATTTTCAGTAAGTCCGACTGGCGAGGTACTTAGCGTTGGAGGTTTCAAAGTACTTGACGGAAATGGTCAGCCATTGATGCTTAACGGCCCTGAGGATCGACTCAAGGTGGACGGGCAGGGCTATTTAATAGATAATAATACTGGGCAAAGATCGAATAGCAAAATCGGCATCAGTGTCGTTACCAAGCCAATGGATTTGGTTCGTGACGGGAACGGTGTATTCCATGTAGAGGATCCCGAGGCTGCACAGATTCGTTTCACTGATGCCAATGATAATATGCAAGTGCGTCAGGGGTATCTAGAGAATTCCAACGTAGATGCTACTCAGGTAACGGTGGATATGAATGCTGCATTCCGAGCGTATGAAGCTAACCAGAAGGTTATCCAATATTATGACTCAAGCCTGCAGAAGGCTGTAAATGAAGTTGGCAGAGTATAG
- a CDS encoding flagellar hook-basal body protein — MNNSTIGASVSLSSLQQRLDIIADNIANLNTNGYKSKEGSFEDVLTRVQQQSDDYKLPGRSMPLGFNIGFGVRVPSITNNWEEGTLKQTGIPTDLSLQGNGLFGVQVNGGIAYTRQGDFHFTPDPANADNMLLVDNTGNTVLNTDKKPVTVPVGMNVAIDETGQILMKKNENDPAVSAGRILIVEPSSRDSLQAVDGNFYVLADGVTEQQAFVQRAAGEATDVGVRSGWLEQSNVDLSKEMTEMMQIQRTYQLAAKALSSSDQMQGLANNMRG; from the coding sequence ATGAACAACTCGACAATCGGCGCATCCGTCTCTTTGTCCAGTCTGCAACAGCGACTGGATATTATTGCCGATAACATCGCCAATCTTAATACCAACGGCTATAAGAGTAAGGAAGGTTCCTTCGAGGATGTACTAACTCGGGTGCAGCAGCAATCCGATGACTACAAATTGCCTGGACGAAGTATGCCCTTGGGTTTTAATATCGGGTTTGGCGTTCGTGTACCTTCGATTACGAATAACTGGGAAGAGGGTACGCTCAAACAAACGGGTATTCCTACGGATTTGTCGCTGCAAGGCAACGGTTTGTTCGGTGTTCAAGTCAATGGCGGTATAGCTTATACACGCCAGGGGGATTTTCATTTTACTCCAGACCCCGCTAACGCTGATAATATGCTTTTGGTTGATAATACCGGAAACACTGTACTGAATACGGACAAAAAACCAGTTACAGTCCCAGTTGGTATGAACGTGGCTATCGATGAGACAGGTCAGATCTTGATGAAGAAAAATGAGAATGATCCTGCTGTATCAGCGGGGAGAATATTGATTGTTGAACCGTCCAGCAGGGATTCCCTGCAAGCGGTAGACGGGAACTTCTATGTGTTGGCGGATGGTGTGACGGAGCAGCAAGCTTTTGTCCAAAGAGCCGCAGGTGAAGCAACCGATGTTGGGGTACGGTCGGGGTGGCTGGAGCAATCAAACGTTGACTTAAGCAAGGAAATGACGGAAATGATGCAGATTCAGCGCACCTATCAGCTGGCAGCCAAGGCGTTATCCTCCAGCGACCAGATGCAAGGCCTGGCTAATAACATGCGCGGGTAG
- a CDS encoding DNA-directed RNA polymerase subunit beta, with translation MNKEETGQEEPKQPVQRRIPVWGIIQVFLIPILLIAALGGGLAVGYVILGKKELADVFEWSTWKHVYDLVFAP, from the coding sequence TTGAATAAGGAAGAGACCGGCCAAGAAGAACCTAAACAGCCGGTACAGCGCAGGATTCCAGTATGGGGAATCATTCAGGTGTTTCTGATTCCTATACTGCTTATAGCTGCACTTGGTGGCGGATTGGCTGTAGGATACGTAATATTGGGTAAGAAGGAACTGGCAGATGTGTTCGAGTGGAGCACATGGAAGCATGTATATGATCTGGTTTTTGCTCCATAA
- the fabZ gene encoding 3-hydroxyacyl-ACP dehydratase FabZ, with protein sequence MLNVNQIQEIIPHRPPFLLVDKITEIEMGKRAVGIKNVTVNEPFFVGHFPGYPVMPGVLITEALAQVGAVAILGLEANRGKIGFLAGLDGFRFRGQVVPGDTLHLEVEITRLKGSIGKGQATASVDGKVVASGEIMFALS encoded by the coding sequence ATGCTGAATGTTAATCAAATTCAAGAAATTATTCCCCACCGGCCTCCATTTCTGTTGGTGGACAAAATCACTGAGATTGAAATGGGAAAAAGAGCAGTAGGTATTAAGAATGTTACAGTTAATGAACCGTTCTTTGTGGGCCATTTTCCCGGATATCCGGTGATGCCAGGCGTTCTGATTACAGAGGCGCTGGCACAGGTCGGAGCGGTCGCAATTTTGGGACTTGAAGCTAACCGCGGCAAGATAGGTTTTCTGGCAGGACTGGACGGTTTCCGCTTTCGGGGCCAGGTCGTTCCGGGAGATACCTTGCATCTAGAAGTCGAGATTACACGCCTTAAGGGAAGCATCGGAAAAGGTCAGGCTACCGCGTCCGTGGACGGTAAGGTTGTGGCTTCCGGGGAAATTATGTTTGCGCTTAGTTAA